A portion of the Microtus ochrogaster isolate Prairie Vole_2 unplaced genomic scaffold, MicOch1.0 UNK68, whole genome shotgun sequence genome contains these proteins:
- the Ccdc188 gene encoding coiled-coil domain-containing protein 188 translates to MEGPKPLGPCGHSHPQCPPAPVSNSHGGCLDQPCQGFVRWSCLPRLQSTLSLESSRPFPAPGTGGGGPRVGGEAPGIFLSSEEGEMSRQRAQEAAAARREVEAEVEWGWPLHPEHEKGPPRQTGSPISGPRPCPCPTLPPGGGATASPRTAPTQLQGGTLESAEQSFLQLEQENHSLKRQNQDLREQLGALLGPGQQFLPLCAEHSSCTALAWSPEPASTRPLEDRAPVQLLPQQELCQGEESFVRQSQSELQQIRLSFERKKMAITEVWDGVAEVHMALNNQATGLLNLKKDIRGVLDQMEDIQLEILGERAHCRTQARKQQQMACMEKGRPHLGCSEGLKGQLWLLALRLLLGALLACTAAYVYVVDPAPFEGLVPPLLSRAAVWKLRALLGPFLRLEVDDFLPF, encoded by the exons atggaggggcCAAAACCCCTGGGGCCCTGTGGACACTCTCATCCCCAGTGTCCTCCAGCCCCAGTTTCAAACAGTCACGGAGGATGCCTAGATCAGCCCTGCCAGGGATTTGTGAGGTGGTCCTGTCTGCCCCGGCTTCAGTCCACTCTGTCACTAGAGTCTTCCAGGCCTTTCCCTGCTCCGGGGACAGGGGGTGGGGGAcccagagtgggaggagaggcacCTGGGATATTTCTGTCAAGTGAAGAAGGAGAGATGTCACGGCAGAGAGCTCAAGAGGCAGCAGCGGCCAGAAGAGAagtggaggctgaggtagagTGGGGCTGGCCCCTGCATCCAGAGCATGAAAAGGGGCCGCCTAGGCAGACAGGATCCCCCATCTCGGGACCCAGGCCCTGCCCATGTCCAACCCTGCCTCCCGGAGGAGGGGCCACAGCCTCACCTAGGACAGCTCCCACGCAGCTCCAGGGTGGGACGCTGGAGTCTGCTGAGCAATCCTTTctgcagctggagcaggagaACCACAGCCTG AAAAGGCAGAACCAGGACCTTCGGGAGCAGCTGGGGGCCCTCCTAGGGCCAGGGCAgcagttcctgcctctgtgtgccGAGCACTCAAGCTGCACAGCCCTGGCCT GGTCCCCTGAGCCAGCCAGCACCCGGCCCCTGGAAGACAGGGCACCTGTGCAGCTGCTGCCGCAGCAAGAGCTCTGTCAGGGGGAAGAGTCCTTTGTGCGGCAATCCCAG AGTGAGCTGCAACAGATCCGGTTGTCCtttgagagaaagaagatggcCATCACCGAG GTGTGGGACGGTGTGGCCGAGGTACACATGGCTCTCAACAACCAGGCCACCGGGCTCCTG aACCTCAAGAAGGACATCCGGGGTGTGCTAGATCAGATGGAAGACATTCAGCTGGAGATTCTGGG GGAGAGGGCCCATTGCCGCACTCAGGCTAGGAAGCAGCAGCAGATGGCATGCATGGAG AAAGGCAGGCCACACCTGGGATGTTCCGAGGGCCTAAAGGGCCAGCTCTG GCTGCTGGCCTTGAGGCTGCTGCTGGGTGCCCTGCTGGCCTGCACAGCGGCCTACGTGTACGTGGTGGACCCCGCACCTTTCGAGGGGTTGGTGCCACCCCTGCTGAGCCGAGCCGCTGTCTGGAAGCTCAGGGCCCTACTGGGCCCCTTCTTACGCCTCGAGGTGGACGACTTCCTGCCTTTCTAG